A genomic stretch from Elusimicrobiota bacterium includes:
- a CDS encoding carboxypeptidase regulatory-like domain-containing protein has product MKTFSFNRGRRGVTLVELMVAVSILSIAILGLTGAFQYISKSIRISRARTLAINLAQEKVENLKNLSYYKLLLTTDTVTDNNFSPALVYDKSNYPPEDIYTGGITFKRGTYVAFAQTDNNVISTVSYTYPDPGLKQITSYVLWQQDGTWRKLVLQNLYENPYVNTLDGTIRGTVSPSVAGANVRVVENPDWNATTNASGVYNFNVVTGTYTVRVTSAGWYDANRPMVSVSTGGTTIVDLTMTQIGSGTVSGSVWASTIALISQVVAATTTACGSCGGSLKDIEYVELFNPTTAAINVAEDGPVNQYLELEYRDESSAFNVDDHGGAGQNFDLTYVSTWIPPSKYYLIANATFFYVAGNWMTADAHYDNLSGTLKDYIRNDTGGGGKAGGVRLVRYDGLLLDAVGWCDADNSPPADSYKGTFLDLDALDGMNKGDQLVRISSPLVVSNTIGRAYDSDSNTRDFYFPHAGVFSGLLYRPFSTADAAQTVLTGKPMPGAFVESDDLLGTSTRSYTAYMSSPSNGTLIPYAPYGLYPAATGTWTLTVSSGLYLAQIGTVTVTQFISIGAPNASSSPTWVSAGSPFVRLSSSGVGGFISGRVTDVGNRGINNIQVLAAGVLKYTNTSGYYFAYVSSGPITVIANPNNADTRFVQTLSETVVYTGQVTEQDFILSQGGVIQGYATTGTSALPNVIFTANRGGYQYGSGSTDNTGYFYIKNMTTGTYVVSPALDPMQTSDPVSTDTYVSGANAVFAASFTVIGALGSLAGTVTYGSDLHMTGALIVASTKAISSTPPSIVASSAGAQTTYYSASSKADGTYTLDLRGPATYYISVYVPIIGATSVTITTKTFSDVVVNPSITTPYNIVVP; this is encoded by the coding sequence ATGAAGACCTTTTCCTTTAACCGCGGCCGCCGCGGCGTGACCCTCGTCGAGCTCATGGTCGCCGTCTCGATCCTTTCGATCGCGATCCTCGGGCTGACCGGCGCATTCCAGTACATCAGCAAGTCCATCCGCATCTCCCGGGCGCGCACCCTCGCCATCAACCTCGCGCAGGAGAAGGTCGAGAACCTCAAGAACCTCTCCTACTACAAGCTCCTGCTCACGACCGACACCGTCACCGACAACAACTTCTCCCCCGCGCTCGTCTACGACAAGTCGAACTACCCGCCCGAGGACATCTACACCGGCGGCATCACCTTCAAACGGGGCACTTACGTCGCCTTCGCTCAGACCGACAACAACGTCATCTCCACCGTCTCCTACACCTACCCCGACCCCGGTCTCAAGCAGATCACCTCTTACGTGCTCTGGCAGCAGGACGGGACCTGGCGCAAGCTCGTCCTGCAGAACCTCTACGAGAATCCCTACGTCAACACGCTCGACGGCACCATCCGGGGGACGGTCAGCCCCTCGGTGGCCGGGGCCAACGTGCGCGTCGTCGAGAACCCGGACTGGAACGCCACCACCAACGCCTCGGGCGTCTACAACTTCAACGTCGTGACGGGCACCTACACCGTCCGCGTCACCTCCGCCGGCTGGTACGACGCGAACCGGCCCATGGTCAGCGTCTCCACCGGCGGGACGACCATCGTGGACCTCACGATGACCCAGATCGGCTCGGGAACCGTCTCCGGCTCCGTCTGGGCCAGCACGATCGCCCTCATCAGCCAGGTCGTCGCCGCGACCACGACCGCCTGCGGCAGCTGCGGGGGGAGCCTGAAGGACATCGAGTACGTCGAGCTCTTCAATCCCACGACCGCCGCCATCAACGTCGCCGAGGACGGGCCCGTGAACCAGTACCTCGAGCTCGAGTACCGCGACGAGAGCTCCGCTTTCAACGTCGACGACCACGGCGGGGCGGGTCAGAACTTCGACCTGACCTACGTCTCGACCTGGATCCCGCCCTCGAAGTACTACCTCATCGCCAACGCCACCTTCTTCTACGTCGCCGGCAACTGGATGACCGCCGACGCGCACTACGACAACCTCAGCGGGACGCTCAAGGACTACATCCGCAACGACACGGGAGGCGGCGGGAAAGCCGGCGGAGTGCGCCTCGTGCGCTACGACGGACTCCTCCTCGACGCCGTGGGCTGGTGCGACGCCGACAACTCGCCGCCCGCCGACTCCTACAAGGGGACCTTCCTCGACCTGGATGCCCTCGACGGCATGAACAAGGGCGACCAGCTCGTTCGCATCTCGAGCCCGCTGGTGGTCAGCAACACGATCGGACGCGCCTACGACTCCGACTCCAACACCCGCGATTTCTATTTCCCCCACGCCGGCGTCTTCTCGGGCCTCCTGTACCGCCCCTTCTCGACCGCCGACGCCGCGCAGACCGTGCTCACCGGCAAGCCCATGCCCGGCGCCTTCGTCGAGTCCGACGACCTCCTGGGGACCTCGACGCGCTCGTACACGGCCTACATGAGCAGTCCGAGCAACGGCACGCTGATCCCCTACGCGCCCTACGGCCTCTATCCGGCGGCCACAGGGACCTGGACCCTGACGGTCTCGAGCGGACTCTACCTCGCCCAGATCGGCACCGTCACCGTCACCCAGTTCATCTCGATTGGCGCCCCCAACGCCTCCTCCTCGCCCACCTGGGTCAGCGCCGGCAGCCCCTTCGTGCGGCTCTCGAGTTCCGGGGTCGGCGGCTTCATCTCCGGCCGCGTCACCGACGTCGGCAACCGGGGCATCAACAACATCCAGGTCCTCGCCGCCGGGGTCCTCAAATACACGAACACGAGCGGCTACTACTTCGCCTACGTCTCGAGCGGCCCGATCACCGTCATCGCCAACCCCAACAACGCCGACACGCGCTTCGTCCAGACCCTCTCCGAGACCGTGGTCTACACCGGCCAGGTCACCGAACAGGACTTCATCCTCTCCCAGGGAGGGGTCATCCAGGGCTACGCCACGACCGGGACCTCCGCGCTGCCCAACGTCATCTTCACCGCCAACCGCGGCGGCTACCAGTACGGCTCCGGCTCCACCGACAACACCGGCTACTTCTACATCAAGAACATGACCACCGGGACCTACGTCGTCTCCCCGGCCCTCGACCCCATGCAGACCTCGGACCCGGTCTCGACGGACACCTACGTCTCGGGCGCCAACGCGGTCTTCGCCGCGAGCTTCACGGTCATCGGCGCGCTGGGCTCGCTGGCGGGGACCGTCACCTATGGGAGCGACCTGCACATGACGGGCGCGCTCATCGTGGCGAGCACGAAGGCCATCTCCAGCACGCCGCCCTCCATCGTCGCCTCCTCGGCCGGAGCGCAGACCACCTACTACTCCGCTTCGAGCAAGGCCGACGGCACCTATACGCTGGACCTGCGCGGCCCGGCGACCTACTACATCTCCGTCTATGTCCCCATCATCGGCGCGACCTCGGTGACCATCACGACCAAGACCTTCTCGGACGTCGTCGTCAATCCCAGCATCACGACGCCTTACAACATCGTCGTCCCATGA
- a CDS encoding prepilin-type N-terminal cleavage/methylation domain-containing protein: protein MKNTLRRAGYSLVELMMAVAIVGIIASVGPRMLIQAQNYFLMTTARNEIQRDARACIEILNRFLRQGKATSIVISTPSGQGPMSRIDFQLIDGRNVSFRQNGAQLIQRFSGKENILSRNLSYIAFTFPRSDDPTLVSVSMTMSKNVQLGRKKALELTIQKIRVMN, encoded by the coding sequence ATGAAGAACACCCTGCGCCGCGCCGGCTACTCCCTCGTCGAACTCATGATGGCGGTCGCCATCGTGGGCATCATCGCCTCGGTGGGCCCGCGCATGCTCATCCAGGCCCAGAACTACTTCCTCATGACCACCGCCCGCAACGAGATCCAGCGCGACGCGCGCGCCTGCATCGAGATCCTCAACCGCTTCCTGCGCCAGGGCAAAGCCACGAGCATCGTCATCAGCACGCCGAGCGGACAGGGACCGATGTCGCGCATCGACTTCCAGCTCATCGACGGCCGCAACGTCTCCTTCCGCCAGAACGGCGCCCAGCTCATCCAGCGCTTCAGCGGCAAGGAGAACATCCTCTCCCGCAACCTCAGCTACATCGCCTTCACCTTCCCCCGCTCCGACGACCCGACGCTCGTGAGCGTCTCCATGACCATGTCCAAGAACGTCCAGCTCGGCCGCAAGAAGGCCCTCGAGCTGACCATCCAGAAGATCCGGGTGATGAACTGA
- a CDS encoding HAMP domain-containing sensor histidine kinase — translation MRERRQVYLAFQGLLTAILLLFFLYERREVEGWVFKFPLLCAALFGILAALRFVSEKRLSSVPGQSALLIGDAVLASLTVHWSQNPQSDLYLAYFMIIFGAALTRKLAQCFIVAAVATVFYMCSAWTPMEGLPSDPGFWLRIPFLWVMAFIAAVLSQDASHARKEAEQGYQSQLLQMERLAAMGQLSGEVAHRIKGPLTSILVNAEVLQARPGTQELKEELEGIRTGALHCREILSGLLDLGRVEETVFQPLDLREPVRSALDMARPQLEKQGIRLHVSGLGRSFPILGDRTLLHEAVYAVVQNAIEAMPGGGALEVRLRPAHKKAWWSYPGDTLDFAELAVRDDGAGIDPMKKDRLFTPYFTTKGRKGHGLGLSAAQRILHNHSGYIEAFSDGPGKGARFVFSIPRFEKA, via the coding sequence ATGCGTGAGCGCCGACAGGTCTACCTCGCCTTCCAGGGCCTGCTGACCGCCATCCTCCTGCTCTTCTTCCTTTACGAACGGCGCGAGGTCGAAGGCTGGGTCTTCAAGTTCCCGCTCCTCTGCGCGGCGCTGTTCGGCATCCTCGCCGCCCTGCGCTTCGTGTCCGAGAAGCGGCTCTCCTCGGTCCCGGGGCAGAGCGCGCTCCTCATCGGGGATGCGGTCCTCGCCTCGCTGACCGTGCACTGGTCGCAGAACCCGCAGTCGGACCTCTATCTCGCCTACTTCATGATCATCTTCGGCGCGGCGCTGACCCGCAAGCTCGCCCAATGCTTCATCGTCGCCGCCGTCGCCACGGTCTTCTACATGTGCTCGGCCTGGACCCCCATGGAGGGCCTGCCGAGCGACCCCGGCTTCTGGCTGCGCATCCCGTTCCTCTGGGTCATGGCTTTCATCGCGGCGGTGCTGTCCCAGGACGCCAGCCACGCGCGAAAGGAGGCCGAGCAGGGCTATCAGTCGCAGCTCCTTCAGATGGAGCGGCTCGCGGCCATGGGACAGCTCTCCGGCGAGGTCGCCCATCGGATCAAGGGACCGCTCACCTCCATCCTCGTCAACGCCGAGGTCCTCCAGGCGCGTCCGGGAACGCAGGAGCTGAAGGAAGAGCTCGAAGGGATACGGACCGGCGCCCTGCACTGCCGGGAGATCCTCTCAGGCCTCCTCGACCTCGGACGTGTCGAGGAGACCGTCTTCCAGCCGCTCGACCTGCGGGAGCCCGTGCGCAGCGCGCTGGACATGGCCCGCCCCCAGCTGGAGAAGCAGGGGATCCGCCTGCATGTCTCCGGGCTCGGCCGGTCGTTCCCCATCCTCGGCGACCGCACGCTCCTGCACGAGGCGGTGTATGCCGTGGTCCAGAACGCCATCGAGGCGATGCCGGGGGGGGGAGCCCTGGAGGTGCGCCTGCGTCCCGCGCACAAGAAGGCCTGGTGGTCCTATCCGGGGGACACCCTCGATTTCGCGGAGCTCGCGGTCCGGGACGACGGCGCGGGCATCGATCCCATGAAGAAGGACCGCCTCTTCACCCCCTACTTCACGACGAAGGGCCGCAAGGGGCACGGCCTGGGCTTGAGCGCCGCTCAGCGCATCCTCCACAACCACAGCGGCTACATCGAGGCGTTCAGCGACGGCCCCGGGAAGGGCGCGCGCTTCGTCTTCTCCATCCCCCGCTTCGAAAAGGCCTGA
- a CDS encoding response regulator transcription factor has protein sequence MPKILIIEDDPAIVAAVRKTFTLEKSYELVHLPRPERAVETVRELRPDLVLLDVMMPGADGRLVLKALKADRATAAVPVIFLTGCASTGDKVLGLNLGADDYVTKPFGALELLARISAVLRRSQGLPGAAPPAPVPAPARAKGKTLESSGLRLDPESGDAAYKGRALHLQPREFEVLRLLVESAGRVLSRVYLMENSSSYGLPASPRSLDSHIKNIRRKLGAGAKLIETVPKRGYRFLSVDA, from the coding sequence ATGCCGAAGATTCTGATCATCGAGGACGATCCGGCCATCGTCGCGGCGGTCCGCAAGACCTTCACCCTCGAGAAGAGCTACGAGCTCGTCCACCTCCCGCGCCCCGAGCGCGCCGTCGAGACGGTGCGGGAACTGCGCCCGGACCTCGTCCTCCTCGACGTGATGATGCCCGGCGCCGACGGCCGCCTCGTGCTCAAGGCGCTCAAGGCCGACCGGGCGACCGCGGCCGTCCCCGTCATCTTCCTGACCGGCTGCGCCAGCACGGGGGACAAGGTCCTCGGCCTCAACCTCGGCGCCGACGACTACGTGACCAAGCCCTTCGGCGCCCTCGAACTGCTCGCCCGCATCTCGGCGGTGCTGCGGCGCTCGCAGGGGCTCCCGGGGGCCGCCCCGCCCGCGCCCGTCCCCGCGCCCGCGCGCGCGAAAGGGAAGACCCTCGAGTCCTCGGGCCTGCGCCTCGACCCGGAGAGCGGGGATGCCGCTTATAAAGGCCGCGCCCTGCATCTTCAGCCCCGGGAGTTCGAGGTCCTGCGCCTCCTCGTGGAGAGCGCCGGCCGGGTCCTGAGCCGGGTCTATCTCATGGAGAACTCCTCGTCCTACGGTCTGCCCGCCTCCCCGCGCAGCCTGGATTCCCATATCAAGAACATCCGCCGCAAGCTGGGCGCGGGCGCGAAGCTCATCGAGACCGTCCCCAAGCGCGGCTACCGCTTCCTCTCCGTCGATGCGTGA
- a CDS encoding prepilin-type N-terminal cleavage/methylation domain-containing protein: MVRSRRGVTLTELMAGMAIMAIVSVAFTSVLRFMVKNTMTARNAGEGQEAVRQGLMKAERLLVHADEVRIASPTLVEFVLDLDMSPGYDANGDRDGDGVPDYRDGDRDNDVSLLDSATAQWRHGYNLKDDDEDGDGKIDVRRRLYLDAASRKLYSDMSINEAAWGGQYLQTVMADVSSFTLTYFGNKANALGRNIDANGDGIISSNEMDSVTPASGMGDNNGKLDTANEKRYVTMMRIYLASDRNRDNKTDYGVETDVYPPLLPLKSR, encoded by the coding sequence ATGGTGAGGTCCCGCAGAGGCGTGACGCTCACCGAGCTCATGGCCGGGATGGCCATCATGGCCATCGTCTCGGTCGCCTTCACCTCGGTCCTGCGCTTCATGGTCAAGAACACCATGACCGCGCGCAACGCCGGCGAAGGGCAGGAGGCGGTGCGCCAGGGGCTCATGAAGGCCGAACGCCTGCTCGTGCACGCCGACGAGGTCCGCATCGCCTCGCCGACGCTCGTCGAGTTCGTCCTGGACCTCGACATGAGCCCCGGCTACGACGCCAACGGAGACCGCGACGGCGACGGCGTCCCGGACTACCGCGACGGGGACCGCGACAACGACGTCAGCCTGCTGGATTCCGCGACCGCGCAGTGGCGCCACGGCTACAACCTCAAGGACGACGACGAGGACGGGGACGGGAAGATCGACGTGCGCCGCCGCCTCTATCTCGACGCGGCCTCCCGCAAGCTCTACTCCGACATGAGCATCAACGAGGCGGCATGGGGCGGTCAGTACCTGCAGACGGTCATGGCCGACGTCTCCTCCTTCACGCTCACCTACTTCGGGAACAAAGCCAACGCCCTCGGAAGGAACATCGACGCCAACGGCGACGGCATCATCAGCTCCAACGAGATGGACTCCGTGACGCCCGCCAGCGGGATGGGAGACAACAACGGGAAGCTCGACACGGCCAACGAGAAGCGCTACGTCACGATGATGCGCATCTATCTGGCCAGCGACCGCAACCGGGACAACAAGACGGACTATGGAGTGGAGACCGATGTCTATCCGCCGCTCTTGCCGCTCAAGAGCCGTTGA
- a CDS encoding DUF1646 family protein: MPSFGDGILALCVLWALIGPLVSARIERRLEWFLLALGVAAATSSWSWSLPLLGEALLRPLKICGALLAGSLFFSFFHERIGSGLRRLGARLGVRAAVGLGVLLAGLLAPLITSIVAALLLVEVLRALDLEEERRVDAAVLGAFAVGLGGSLSPVGGPVAALVMARLADAPYPTGIFYLLELGGAWLLPALVACAALAGLLARSASAPAAPPPEDPLDLWTILVLAGRTFVFVSGLVLLGAGLAPAADRLLIGLSAGVLYWFNALAAVVDAATLASLEVTPSLTQDQLRHIVVALALAGGALVPGNAPNLVVCRKLGIPSRRWARTGIPAALLLMSSYFLTLS, from the coding sequence ATGCCTTCCTTCGGCGACGGGATCCTCGCGCTCTGCGTGCTCTGGGCGCTCATCGGCCCCCTGGTCTCCGCGCGCATCGAGCGGCGGCTGGAATGGTTTCTGCTGGCCCTCGGGGTCGCCGCCGCCACCTCCTCCTGGTCGTGGTCGCTCCCGCTGCTGGGCGAGGCGCTCCTGCGGCCGCTGAAGATCTGCGGGGCCCTGCTCGCCGGCTCGCTCTTCTTCTCCTTTTTCCACGAGAGGATCGGCTCCGGCCTGCGGCGCCTGGGTGCGCGGCTCGGCGTGCGCGCCGCCGTCGGTCTGGGGGTCCTTCTCGCCGGGCTGCTCGCCCCGCTGATCACTTCCATCGTCGCCGCGCTCCTCCTCGTCGAGGTCCTTCGCGCGCTCGACCTCGAGGAGGAGCGGCGCGTCGACGCCGCGGTGCTCGGAGCCTTCGCCGTGGGTCTCGGCGGCTCGTTGAGCCCGGTCGGCGGACCCGTCGCCGCGTTGGTGATGGCCCGGCTCGCGGACGCCCCGTACCCGACCGGGATCTTCTACCTCCTCGAGCTGGGCGGGGCCTGGCTCCTCCCGGCGCTCGTCGCCTGCGCCGCGCTCGCCGGTCTTCTCGCCCGCTCCGCGTCCGCTCCCGCGGCGCCGCCCCCGGAGGACCCGCTGGACCTCTGGACGATCCTCGTCCTCGCCGGGCGCACCTTCGTGTTCGTCAGCGGGCTCGTCCTGCTCGGCGCGGGACTCGCGCCGGCGGCCGACCGCCTTCTCATCGGGCTCTCCGCCGGGGTGCTCTACTGGTTCAACGCGCTCGCCGCCGTCGTCGACGCCGCGACGCTCGCCTCCCTCGAGGTCACGCCGAGTCTCACGCAGGACCAGCTCCGCCACATCGTCGTCGCGCTCGCCCTCGCCGGCGGGGCGCTGGTGCCGGGCAACGCCCCGAACCTCGTGGTCTGCCGCAAACTCGGGATCCCGAGCCGGCGCTGGGCGCGCACGGGGATCCCCGCCGCCCTCCTGCTGATGTCCTCCTACTTCCTCACGCTGTCCTGA
- the tmk gene encoding dTMP kinase, with product MKEKGLFLVLEGPDKSGKSTHAARLVRELRSRGRRVVHTREPGGTAFAEAVRALLLSPRYSVCALAELFLYEAARAQHTEEVLLPALRRGAIVVCERYTLATLAYQGFGRRLPLPMVRLLNRIATSGLRPRRTLVLDVPEARFRDRDPGRRLDRLEREGRAFRRRVREGYRRLSRREPGTTVIDADRPIEAVHAELLRRVEPLLTKVG from the coding sequence ATGAAGGAGAAGGGCCTGTTCCTCGTCCTTGAAGGTCCCGACAAATCCGGCAAGTCCACCCACGCGGCCCGGCTCGTGCGCGAGCTGCGCTCCCGGGGTCGGCGCGTCGTGCACACCCGCGAGCCCGGCGGCACCGCCTTCGCCGAAGCCGTGCGCGCGCTCCTGCTCTCCCCCCGCTACAGCGTCTGCGCGCTGGCCGAGCTCTTCCTCTATGAGGCCGCTCGGGCCCAGCACACCGAGGAGGTCCTCCTCCCTGCGCTGCGCCGCGGCGCGATCGTCGTCTGCGAGCGCTACACCCTCGCCACCCTCGCCTACCAGGGCTTCGGCCGCCGACTGCCCCTTCCCATGGTGCGCCTGCTCAACCGCATCGCGACCTCGGGTCTGCGCCCGCGCCGGACCCTCGTGCTCGACGTGCCCGAGGCGCGCTTTCGCGACCGGGACCCCGGCCGCCGCCTCGACCGCCTCGAACGCGAGGGCCGCGCGTTCCGCCGACGCGTGAGGGAGGGGTACCGGCGCCTGTCCCGACGGGAGCCCGGCACGACGGTCATCGACGCCGACCGGCCCATCGAGGCCGTGCACGCGGAGCTTCTGCGCCGCGTCGAGCCCCTCCTGACGAAGGTCGGATGA
- the metG gene encoding methionine--tRNA ligase, with translation MKSYYLTTPLYYVNAAPHIGHAYTTVAGDILARYQRLRGRKVHFLTGTDEHGAKIEAVAREAGTDPKSYADAVVVEFRELWAHLGITHDDFIRTTDPRHARRVQAVFERLKATGDVYEGVYKGYYCRSDETYFTETEAPPDEKGRRLCPNSDCRRPLELMEEASCFFRLSKYGPRLLEHYKAHPEFLQPPHRANEIVRFVEEGLRDLAVTRSKVAWGIPAPSVPGHVIYVWFDALQNYITAPGYNPPGLAAADASAPGAFESAWPADVHLVGKEIYRFHTVIWPAMLMALDLPLPKSVFAHGWWTVEGNKMSKSKGNIVDPRAVTAEYGVDAFRYFLFREMPFGNDGNFSKESFQRRYNAELANDLGNLLSRVTQMAEKYLGGKLPEKPVFERALFPSALAGSAAVEASLERLAFHEALDAVWALVRRLNEQVDREKPWEKAKSSPEVLPGLLYDLVACLRLIAVWIAPFMPLTADRMAEQLGLPLPLRWDDPVLRSGPDGAVVRKGEGLFPRKQAKTP, from the coding sequence ATGAAAAGCTATTACCTGACCACGCCGCTCTACTACGTCAACGCCGCCCCCCACATCGGCCACGCCTACACCACGGTGGCCGGCGACATCCTCGCGCGCTATCAGCGCCTGCGCGGCCGAAAGGTCCACTTCCTCACCGGTACCGACGAGCACGGCGCCAAGATCGAGGCGGTCGCCCGCGAGGCCGGCACCGACCCCAAGAGCTACGCCGACGCCGTCGTCGTCGAGTTCCGCGAGCTCTGGGCCCATCTCGGCATCACCCACGACGACTTCATCCGCACCACCGACCCGCGCCACGCGCGGCGCGTGCAGGCCGTCTTCGAGCGCCTCAAAGCGACCGGCGACGTCTACGAGGGCGTCTACAAGGGCTACTACTGCCGCTCGGATGAGACCTACTTCACCGAGACCGAAGCCCCGCCCGACGAGAAAGGCCGGCGCCTGTGCCCGAACTCCGACTGCCGCCGTCCCCTCGAGCTCATGGAGGAGGCGAGCTGCTTCTTCCGCCTCTCCAAATACGGCCCGCGCCTCCTCGAGCACTACAAGGCGCACCCCGAGTTCCTCCAGCCGCCGCACCGCGCCAACGAGATCGTCCGCTTCGTCGAAGAGGGCCTGCGCGACCTCGCGGTCACGCGCAGCAAGGTCGCCTGGGGCATCCCCGCGCCCTCGGTCCCGGGCCACGTCATCTATGTCTGGTTCGACGCCCTGCAGAACTACATCACCGCGCCCGGCTACAACCCCCCGGGCCTCGCCGCGGCCGACGCCTCCGCCCCCGGCGCTTTCGAAAGCGCCTGGCCCGCCGACGTGCACCTGGTGGGCAAGGAGATCTACCGCTTCCACACCGTCATCTGGCCCGCGATGCTCATGGCGCTCGACCTGCCGCTGCCGAAGAGCGTCTTCGCGCACGGCTGGTGGACGGTCGAAGGGAACAAGATGTCCAAGTCCAAGGGGAACATCGTGGACCCCCGCGCCGTCACCGCCGAGTACGGCGTCGACGCCTTCCGCTACTTCCTCTTCCGGGAGATGCCCTTCGGCAACGACGGGAACTTCTCCAAGGAGTCCTTCCAGCGCCGCTACAACGCCGAGCTCGCCAACGACCTCGGGAACCTGCTCAGCCGCGTGACCCAGATGGCGGAGAAGTACCTCGGAGGGAAGCTCCCCGAGAAGCCCGTCTTCGAGCGCGCGCTCTTCCCTTCGGCGCTCGCGGGGAGCGCCGCCGTCGAAGCCTCGCTGGAGCGCCTGGCCTTCCATGAGGCGCTCGACGCGGTCTGGGCGCTCGTGCGCCGGCTCAACGAGCAGGTCGACCGCGAGAAGCCCTGGGAGAAGGCGAAGAGCTCCCCCGAGGTCCTGCCCGGCCTCCTCTACGACCTCGTCGCCTGCCTGCGCCTCATCGCCGTCTGGATCGCCCCCTTCATGCCGCTGACGGCCGACCGCATGGCCGAGCAGCTCGGCCTTCCTCTCCCGCTGCGCTGGGACGATCCCGTGCTGCGCTCGGGACCGGACGGCGCGGTCGTGCGCAAAGGGGAAGGGCTCTTCCCGAGAAAGCAGGCGAAAACGCCCTGA
- a CDS encoding M48 family metallopeptidase, whose translation MAAALVGLTAACQSVPYTGRTHMMLVSQDEEIQMGEQAYRDTLKKSKLSTDREQVELIRKVGARIAQAAEKPDYRWEFNLLEDGRTLNAWCLPGGKVAFYTGILPVTRDENGIAVVMGHEVAHALARHGSERMSQGMLVNFGGQALSAVLTQQPAATRQLYGQVYGLGTGLGIMLPYSRKHESEADKIGLILMAKAGYDPTHALEFWKRMEKAAGGGGKGSPLEGFMRTHPTDADRQRQLQEWLPEVRSQYYHPQ comes from the coding sequence ATGGCGGCGGCGCTTGTCGGACTCACGGCCGCATGCCAGAGCGTGCCCTACACCGGACGCACGCACATGATGCTCGTCTCGCAGGACGAAGAGATCCAGATGGGCGAGCAGGCCTACCGCGACACCCTGAAGAAGTCGAAGCTGTCGACCGACCGCGAGCAGGTCGAGCTCATCCGCAAGGTCGGCGCTCGCATCGCGCAGGCCGCCGAGAAGCCCGACTACCGCTGGGAGTTCAACCTCCTCGAGGACGGCCGCACCCTCAATGCGTGGTGCCTGCCCGGCGGGAAGGTGGCCTTCTACACCGGCATCCTGCCGGTGACGCGGGATGAGAACGGCATCGCCGTCGTCATGGGCCACGAGGTGGCCCACGCGCTCGCCCGCCACGGCTCCGAGCGCATGAGCCAGGGGATGCTCGTCAACTTCGGCGGCCAGGCCCTGAGCGCCGTGCTCACCCAGCAGCCCGCCGCCACCCGCCAGCTCTACGGCCAGGTCTACGGCCTCGGCACGGGGCTCGGCATCATGCTCCCCTACAGCCGCAAGCATGAGAGCGAGGCCGACAAGATCGGCCTCATCCTCATGGCCAAAGCCGGCTACGACCCGACGCACGCCCTCGAGTTCTGGAAGCGCATGGAGAAGGCGGCCGGAGGCGGCGGGAAGGGCTCCCCGCTCGAAGGCTTCATGCGCACGCACCCCACCGACGCGGACCGCCAGCGCCAGCTCCAGGAGTGGCTGCCCGAAGTGCGGTCGCAGTATTACCACCCGCAGTAG
- the pssA gene encoding CDP-diacylglycerol--serine O-phosphatidyltransferase, producing MDKGKLKRSGQVLAPSLFTMGNMACGFFSLLAADIGEFTAAATLILGGIAFDMLDGRIARFVHGESTFGVELDSLADFLTFGIAPAYMMYELLLKDYGLWGAIAAFVYALGGGLRLARFNAIAQAGTGSKTHFSGLPIPAGAGLLASFVLLYQIVEEGRPVRAFGPLMREIPVLAMLGPFMLVGLGLLMVSTIPYAAFKQKHLAEGRNLRLALLVVAALVGVYLYPQNAVFLIFLFYVLSGLMGLVIRRPKHRPDDAPHGEGI from the coding sequence ATGGATAAAGGCAAGCTCAAGCGCTCCGGGCAGGTCCTGGCCCCCTCGCTGTTCACGATGGGGAACATGGCGTGCGGCTTCTTCTCGCTCCTGGCCGCCGACATCGGCGAGTTCACGGCCGCCGCGACCCTCATCCTCGGCGGGATCGCCTTCGACATGCTCGATGGCCGCATCGCGCGCTTCGTCCACGGCGAGAGCACCTTCGGCGTGGAGCTCGACTCCCTGGCCGACTTCCTGACCTTCGGCATCGCCCCCGCCTACATGATGTACGAACTCCTCCTCAAGGACTACGGGCTCTGGGGCGCGATCGCCGCCTTCGTCTACGCGCTGGGCGGGGGGCTGCGCCTGGCGCGCTTCAACGCGATCGCGCAGGCCGGCACGGGCTCCAAGACGCATTTCTCGGGCCTGCCCATCCCGGCCGGGGCGGGACTGCTGGCGTCCTTCGTGCTGCTCTATCAGATCGTGGAAGAGGGACGGCCGGTGCGCGCCTTCGGCCCGCTCATGCGCGAGATCCCCGTATTGGCGATGCTCGGCCCCTTCATGCTCGTGGGGCTGGGCCTGCTGATGGTCTCGACCATCCCCTACGCGGCATTCAAGCAGAAGCACCTGGCCGAGGGCCGCAACCTGCGGCTCGCGCTGCTGGTGGTCGCCGCGCTCGTCGGGGTCTACCTCTACCCTCAGAACGCGGTCTTCCTCATCTTCCTCTTTTACGTCCTCTCGGGCTTGATGGGGCTCGTCATCCGCCGTCCGAAGCACCGCCCCGACGACGCCCCCCATGGGGAAGGGATATAG